Proteins from a single region of Hordeum vulgare subsp. vulgare chromosome 6H, MorexV3_pseudomolecules_assembly, whole genome shotgun sequence:
- the LOC123403540 gene encoding histone H2B.4-like: protein MAPKAAEKKPVEKTPAGKKPKAEKKVPASKEGAGGEKKGKKKSKKSVETYKIYIFKVLKQVHPDIGISSKAMSIMNSFINDIFEKLAGESAKLARYNKKPTITSREIQTSVRLVLPGELAKHAVSEGTKAVTKFTSS from the coding sequence ATGGCGCCCAAGGCTGCCGagaagaagccggtggagaagaccCCGGCGGGCAAGAAGCCCAAGGCGGAGAAGAAGGTGCCGGCGTCCAAGGAAGGCGCCGGAGgcgagaagaagggcaagaagaagtccaagaaaaGCGTGGAGACGTACAAGATCTACATCTTCAAGGTGCTCAAGCAGGTGCACCCCGACATCGGCATCTCCTCCAAGGCCATGTccatcatgaactccttcatcaacgacatcttcgaGAAGCTCGCCGGCGAGTCCGCCAAGCTCGCCAGGTACAACAAGAAGCCCACCATCACGTCCCGGGAGATCCAGACCTCCGTCCGCCTCGTCCTCCCCGGCGAGCTGGCCAAGCACGCCGTCTCCGAGGGCACCAAGGCCGTCACCAAGTTCACCTCCTCCTAG